From the genome of Mobula hypostoma chromosome 10 unlocalized genomic scaffold, sMobHyp1.1 SUPER_10_unloc_1, whole genome shotgun sequence, one region includes:
- the LOC134341240 gene encoding zinc fingers and homeoboxes protein 1-like, giving the protein MAAKRKSSAPQPVGPNGQERAAGETEEGSWSRPGAPEVLYDREQDRERVLGASRRWEREEDKDQEEDGIEDEEGPEGYHCQICGYHADQLQPFNLHLHTVHPAVVLQELYGLLGLPASLVPGLLGAPVPGLGVTISPRPILSPSHIRGPIPGRGPEHIWGLLSRLGPTGGLHPGLRLTGGPIAGLGLTEESHLSLGVTGGPHPSLGFRGRPIAGYGLTKDPQPSLRLTGDLYPSLELTGGPTKGPHPNLSRGTTSGLGQTAHMLLGQPEGHSPRAEGECGGRESAIVQIDLTGEDEAEAGGEAESGPGAAASPEKAAPIPSAVTVEGTSSSSQCKLPEPTTEPDPDNELELEAGGPLAESFSRFPYPSPAELARCGLSAGLPAERVRVWFAVQRLRHGISWTPEEVWEARDKLQQGRSPLRLPLPTMVPGSKCVPGPCGLKGQAHPAGLRSGSSPGHLPLEQTECWNSKARDSPGGEAGPESKPLLQQDGEEEEEGEMDEEEGPQEAAPRLASPRLQPPLLGRPRKSKEQLAVLKGFFLRCRWPSADDYSRLVQSTGLARADIIQWFGDTRYALKNGQLKWVHRGSAALAGVRGGGSRAGGGGCPRRGEMTRGLQEAGSEKEQLEGEEEKVVGKRGLNQEISGHGNPVVRLVL; this is encoded by the coding sequence ATGGCGGCCAAGCGCAAGTCCAGCGCTCCACAACCGGTGGGGCCGAATGGACAGGAGAGGGCAGCAGGTGAGACCGAGGAAGGGAGCTGGTCCAGGCCTGGGGCCCCTGAGGTGTTGTACGACCGGGAGCAGGACCGGGAGCGAGTGCTGGGAGCCAGTCGAcgctgggagagggaggaggacaaAGACCAGGAAGAGGATGGAATTGAGGACGAGGAAGGGCCAGAGGGATACCACTGCCAGATCTGCGGGTACCATGCTGACCAGTTGCAGCCCTTCAACCTCCATCTTCACACTGTCCACCCAGCTGTGGTGCTGCAGGAGCTGTACGGCCTGTTGGGCCTACCTGCAAGCCTCGTGCCTGGCCTCCTGGGGGCCCCTGTCCCGGGACTGGGTGTAACTATCAGTCCCCGGCCCATCCTCAGCCCCAGCCATATTAGAGGTCCCATCCCTGGCCGGGGACCCGAGCATATCTGGGGACTCCTCTCGAGGCTGGGGCCTACCGGGGGCCTGCATCCCGGTCTGAGACTGACTGGAGGGCCTATTGCTGGCCTAGGACTGACTGAAGAGTCCCACCTCAGCCTGGGAGTGACCGGAGGCCCCCATCCCAGTCTGGGATTTAGAGGGAGGCCCATTGCTGGCTACGGACTGACCAAGGATCCCCAACCCAGCCTGAGACTGACTGGAGATCTTTATCCCAGCCTGGAACTGACTGGTGGCCCTACCAAAGGACCTCACCCCAACCTGTCCCGGGGGACAACCTCAGGCCTGGGCCAAACAGCACATATGCTCCTGGGCCAGCCCGAGGGCCACAGCCCCAGGGCAGAAGGCGAATGTGGGGGCAGGGAGTCAGCTATCGTGCAGATCGACCTGACAGGCGAGGATGAGGCCGAGGCAGGCGGGGAAGCTGAGTCTGGGCCAGGAGCTGCAGCCAGCCCAGAGAAGGCAGCTCCCATTCCCTCAGCAGTGACAGTGGAgggcacctcctcctcctcccagtgCAAGCTACCAGAGCCTACCACTGAGCCAGATCCAGACAACGAGCTGGAGCTGGAGGCCGGTGGGCCCCTGGCTGAGTCCTTCAGCCGCTTCCCTTACCCGAGCCCGGCCGAGCTGGCCCGCTGTGGCCTGTCAGCAGGGCTACCGGCAGAGCGGGTCAGGGTGTGGTTCGCTGTGCAGAGACTGCGACACGGCATCAGCTGGACCCCTGAGGAGGTGTGGGAAGCCCGCGATAAGCTGCAGCAGGGCCGCAGCCCACTACGACTCCCACTGCCCACAATGGTGCCAGGGTCCAAGTGTGTCCCGGGACCGTGTGGTCTTAAGGGCCAGGCTCACCCAGCGGGCCTTAGGAGTGGCTCCTCCCCCGGCCACCTTCCTCTAGAACAAACAGAGTGCTGGAATTCCAAGGCCCGCGACAGCCCGGGAGGGGAAGCTGGTCCTGAGAGCAAACCCCTCCTTCAGcaggatggggaggaggaggaggagggggagatggatGAGGAGGAGGGGCCGCAAGAAGCCGCCCCCAGGCTGGCCAGTCCCCGCCTCCAACCCCCCCTGCTAGGCCGTCCCCGTAAGTCCAAGGAGCAGCTGGCCGTGTTGAAGGGCTTCTTCCTGCGATGCCGCTGGCCGAGTGCTGATGACTACAGCAGGCTGGTGCAGAGCACTGGCCTGGCCCGTGCAGACATCATCCAGTGGTTTGGTGACACCCGCTACGCCCTGAAGAATGGGCAGCTCAAGTGGGTCCACCGGGGCTCAGCGGCCTTGGCCGGGGTCCGAGGGGGAGGAAGCCGGGCAGGGGGCGGTGGCTGCCCAAGGCGGGGAGAGATGACCCGGGGGCTGCAGGAAGCCGGCTCTGAGAAGGAGCAGCTggagggtgaagaggagaaggTGGTGGGCAAACGTGGGCTGAACCAGGAAATATCTGGTCATGGCAACCCTGTTGTCAGGCTGGTGCTTTAA